The following proteins come from a genomic window of Pelagicoccus albus:
- a CDS encoding M48 family metallopeptidase: MSSIEMVFVVALAAKLVAELVLDALNRSQVLKNSESLPAGLEGVMSEEKFQQANAYTLEKSRFGTLGLLLDAVLLLAVILSGFLPYVFGLWTEAMGNSAWSSALFLIVLMSALSIPGLPLEYWEQFKIEERYGFNRSTVKLWIMDKIKGTLVSLIIGFPLLWLLISIVGWLGTYWWVYGFGIMFGFQLVMMVLYPMLIIPIFNKLTPLEEGPLRTRLMAMSEKAGFHCSAIQVIDGSKRSAHSNAYFTGFGKFRRIVLYDTLIEQLGEEEIEAVLAHEIGHYKKGHIPKMIASSAVMMFLGFAIVGYLATNEAFFESFGFTEPDTGIAFLLFGLLGGTFTFWFSPLFNVLSRKHEYEADAFARDVVGDWQPLSRALRSLSEKNLSNLKPHPAYSGFHYSHPTLLEREAAMKAAG, from the coding sequence ATGTCCTCCATAGAAATGGTTTTTGTCGTGGCTTTGGCCGCTAAGTTGGTAGCGGAGCTGGTGCTTGATGCCCTGAATCGCTCTCAGGTCCTGAAAAACTCCGAGTCGCTCCCCGCGGGGTTGGAAGGGGTGATGAGCGAAGAAAAATTCCAACAGGCCAATGCCTATACCTTGGAGAAGAGCCGCTTCGGCACTCTTGGCTTACTCCTCGATGCGGTCTTGCTGCTAGCGGTGATACTAAGCGGATTCTTGCCTTATGTCTTCGGGCTCTGGACGGAAGCCATGGGCAACTCCGCCTGGAGTTCAGCCCTGTTTCTGATTGTGCTGATGTCGGCCTTGAGCATCCCGGGCTTGCCGCTAGAATACTGGGAGCAATTCAAAATCGAGGAGCGATACGGCTTTAACCGCAGCACCGTTAAGCTGTGGATAATGGATAAGATCAAGGGCACCCTCGTAAGTCTTATTATCGGTTTTCCGCTCCTCTGGCTGCTGATCAGTATCGTCGGTTGGCTGGGCACGTATTGGTGGGTCTATGGTTTCGGGATCATGTTTGGTTTCCAGTTGGTCATGATGGTCCTCTATCCGATGCTCATCATCCCAATTTTCAACAAGCTCACTCCCCTCGAAGAAGGTCCCTTGCGAACTCGCCTCATGGCAATGTCCGAGAAAGCGGGCTTTCATTGCTCGGCGATCCAGGTAATCGACGGCAGCAAACGCTCTGCCCACTCGAATGCCTACTTTACAGGTTTCGGAAAGTTCCGTCGTATCGTTCTCTACGATACACTGATCGAACAGCTGGGCGAGGAGGAGATAGAAGCTGTCCTCGCTCACGAGATTGGGCATTACAAAAAGGGCCATATTCCTAAGATGATAGCCAGTTCTGCGGTGATGATGTTTCTTGGATTCGCGATCGTTGGCTACCTCGCTACCAACGAAGCCTTTTTTGAGTCCTTTGGTTTCACCGAACCAGACACGGGCATCGCATTTTTGCTTTTCGGACTGCTGGGTGGCACCTTTACCTTTTGGTTTAGCCCTCTTTTCAACGTCTTGTCACGTAAACACGAATACGAGGCAGACGCCTTCGCTCGCGATGTAGTCGGGGACTGGCAACCGCTCAGTCGGGCCTTGCGCAGCCTGAGCGAAAAGAACTTGAGCAACCTAAAGCCTCATCCCGCCTACAGCGGTTTTCACTATTCTCATCCCACCTTGCTCGAGCGCGAGGCCGCTATGAAAGCCGCAGGCTAA
- a CDS encoding endonuclease/exonuclease/phosphatase family protein, giving the protein MPGIRSLATSRLLLVALVWTISLSATYGEPRLRVATYNLRNYLCMDRVVEGEFRVDYPKPEAEKERIRQTILSVRPDILVVQEIGGDAMLEELQLDLAREGLRYHHRYVLVADDSTRMLGALWKEELQVQPVPHVDLEFSLFGEQRKVKRGLLELQISAPGQELLSLFTLHLKSKYTSDKRDYQSEERRAREAEAARDRILDRCPNFSESRLLLMGDLNDYRSSAPLRRFLSKGDEQLFSILEAKDESGLVWTHFYRKDAAYTLIDYILVSPGFEETYAPRSGIHQDPDFFAGSDHRLVWVDLSLN; this is encoded by the coding sequence ATGCCGGGAATCCGAAGCTTGGCCACCTCTCGACTCTTGTTGGTCGCCCTGGTCTGGACGATTTCTCTGTCCGCTACCTACGGAGAACCGAGGCTGCGGGTAGCCACCTATAACCTACGCAACTATCTCTGTATGGACAGAGTGGTGGAGGGTGAGTTTCGGGTCGACTACCCTAAGCCGGAGGCGGAAAAGGAACGCATTAGGCAAACCATATTGTCGGTTCGTCCCGATATCCTCGTCGTTCAGGAAATTGGTGGCGACGCGATGCTGGAGGAATTGCAGCTGGATCTAGCCCGCGAAGGGCTTCGCTACCATCACCGTTATGTACTAGTGGCGGACGACTCCACTAGAATGCTGGGAGCCCTCTGGAAAGAAGAACTCCAGGTGCAGCCCGTTCCGCATGTAGATTTAGAATTTTCACTCTTTGGCGAACAACGGAAGGTGAAACGCGGTCTGCTGGAGCTACAAATCTCAGCCCCTGGCCAGGAATTGCTTTCTCTTTTCACGCTGCATCTAAAAAGCAAATACACCAGCGATAAGCGGGATTATCAATCGGAGGAGCGGCGGGCGAGGGAGGCCGAAGCCGCTCGCGACAGAATCTTGGACCGATGCCCAAATTTTTCCGAAAGTCGGCTACTCTTGATGGGAGACTTGAACGACTACCGGAGTTCCGCGCCCTTGCGTCGATTTCTGAGCAAGGGAGACGAGCAGCTCTTTTCCATCCTCGAAGCCAAAGACGAATCCGGCTTGGTTTGGACTCATTTCTACCGCAAAGACGCTGCGTATACGCTGATCGACTACATTCTCGTATCGCCGGGATTTGAGGAAACCTACGCCCCGCGAAGCGGAATACATCAGGATCCGGATTTCTTCGCAGGCAGCGACCACCGGCTGGTCTGGGTTGACCTTTCTCTAAACTAG
- a CDS encoding NUDIX domain-containing protein → MSLKPVPEHFNFCPSCGSSNITFTGGNHIACSDCDFGLYFNPTSSAGALIFDKLGKLLVIERARDPSKGKYGIPGGFADFGERLEEVVRRETKEETNLHIESATFYASFPNRYAYRDVLYQVTDTYFMATVDSFDSLSAEESEVAGIHLVDPREVPSDQWAFESLRAVMEKYLSEL, encoded by the coding sequence GTGAGCCTAAAACCTGTTCCTGAGCATTTCAACTTCTGCCCGAGCTGCGGTTCCTCGAATATCACCTTCACTGGCGGCAACCACATCGCTTGCTCGGACTGCGACTTCGGCTTGTATTTCAATCCGACCAGCTCGGCCGGAGCTCTTATCTTCGATAAGTTGGGGAAACTGCTGGTAATCGAGCGGGCCCGCGACCCGAGCAAGGGCAAGTATGGCATCCCGGGAGGGTTCGCAGACTTCGGGGAGCGCCTGGAAGAAGTGGTTCGCCGCGAGACCAAAGAGGAAACAAACCTCCATATAGAGTCGGCAACTTTCTATGCCTCCTTCCCGAACCGCTATGCTTACCGCGACGTCCTCTACCAGGTGACAGATACCTATTTTATGGCCACTGTGGACTCGTTTGATTCGCTTTCGGCAGAAGAATCTGAGGTGGCGGGAATCCATTTGGTCGACCCGAGGGAGGTCCCCTCCGATCAATGGGCTTTCGAATCCCTGCGGGCGGTTATGGAAAAATACCTTTCCGAGCTCTAG
- a CDS encoding tetratricopeptide repeat protein → MTRRNKVKMGGRGHYIIRNWCVVTIIFLAAVSGIPLHGKVTREAENQFARAVIDYLSSGDVAEAKSAFSELAQAYPDYADPLFNLGLLASADGNRSEAIDYFQRFLDLAPGHEKAVEASGRLMALKVTDEERFAMLLAEANESLEKGNTSEAFSYASEAHSIEPDRWEAPILAAKALIVEESWDEALTFVEKGIELSSDNIEVQMELKTLRHNLSGRLEIQTALDEAAGLESEENYLEAAVAYEKAAKLLPNGPTYHLAGLNYLMVDRWEEAKKAFEQAIDLGDETVAEEAREQLRYVERQIGIKAADALPEHVIDMPGVASFEQGLKALYFGDTEQALTAFEVAIAQVPVNPMYARYFMMRGTALLELGETKAALEDFNRAAIIEPNTKGLYWVRALAYEKLNRYDDAESDYRTILRNGDDAEAKVSIARLMLRQKRYREAGNEVERIVRGDSYHRKKEASQVWAAAGRGLDDKSMEMEGLAWLSREGLASESEEKRLLKLRSSWVLVMTPDMRGQDQGYDDFEGNPLASFERLWNRGSWVTNYTYDAYFDRWEIVDTRDRVYKDQIASYEEKFPRDWIQEGWKTGYRITGVERSRSHWLVLMSSFDYQGGETYFFADKNELKAKLDESSARGMRIQNVVYEGPDWFVVTNTKSKFGEEVWNLADSFPTEWIRRRQLENYYIKNLEYGGGQWFVAMGKGPKKGEWDKRQYYLNDAAFPTGHIQSDWREGYRITELNAVVEDIPEL, encoded by the coding sequence ATGACACGGAGGAATAAAGTTAAAATGGGCGGGCGAGGACATTACATTATCCGCAACTGGTGTGTGGTTACTATTATTTTCCTGGCTGCCGTTTCCGGGATTCCATTGCACGGCAAAGTCACCCGAGAGGCCGAGAACCAATTCGCTAGAGCAGTGATAGATTATTTATCCAGCGGTGATGTGGCGGAGGCTAAGAGTGCTTTTAGTGAATTAGCACAGGCGTATCCAGACTATGCTGACCCTCTTTTTAATCTTGGCCTACTCGCTTCTGCGGATGGAAACCGAAGCGAGGCAATCGACTATTTTCAACGTTTCCTTGATTTAGCTCCCGGCCACGAGAAGGCAGTCGAAGCCTCCGGGCGCTTGATGGCGCTTAAAGTCACTGATGAAGAACGCTTCGCGATGCTACTAGCTGAGGCGAACGAAAGTCTCGAAAAAGGAAATACAAGCGAAGCATTCTCATACGCATCGGAAGCCCATTCCATCGAGCCTGATCGCTGGGAAGCTCCTATTTTGGCGGCGAAAGCACTAATAGTCGAAGAGTCTTGGGATGAGGCGCTGACCTTCGTGGAAAAAGGAATCGAACTATCGTCCGACAATATCGAGGTACAAATGGAATTGAAGACGCTCCGTCATAATTTGAGCGGCCGTCTTGAGATTCAAACCGCTCTGGATGAAGCGGCTGGCTTGGAAAGCGAGGAGAACTACCTCGAAGCCGCGGTCGCTTACGAGAAGGCGGCGAAGCTACTTCCGAACGGGCCGACTTACCATTTGGCTGGCCTGAACTACCTGATGGTGGATCGTTGGGAGGAAGCTAAAAAAGCCTTTGAACAGGCGATCGATTTGGGAGACGAAACGGTCGCGGAGGAAGCTCGGGAGCAATTGAGATACGTCGAACGACAAATTGGGATCAAAGCCGCAGACGCTTTGCCGGAGCATGTCATAGATATGCCCGGAGTGGCCTCTTTCGAACAAGGCCTGAAAGCTCTGTACTTCGGTGATACGGAACAGGCGCTGACCGCCTTCGAGGTTGCCATCGCCCAAGTCCCGGTGAATCCGATGTACGCTCGCTATTTTATGATGCGAGGCACGGCTCTACTTGAGCTGGGAGAAACGAAGGCGGCCTTGGAGGACTTTAACCGTGCGGCGATTATTGAGCCGAATACCAAAGGCCTCTATTGGGTGCGTGCCCTCGCTTACGAAAAGTTGAATCGCTACGACGACGCCGAGTCGGACTACCGTACCATATTACGCAATGGAGACGATGCGGAAGCCAAGGTTTCCATCGCACGGCTAATGTTGAGGCAGAAGCGTTATCGTGAAGCGGGCAACGAGGTCGAACGGATCGTTCGCGGAGACAGTTACCATCGAAAAAAGGAAGCATCACAGGTTTGGGCAGCGGCTGGTCGCGGTTTGGATGACAAATCTATGGAGATGGAGGGGCTTGCCTGGCTAAGCCGTGAAGGGCTAGCGAGCGAATCCGAAGAAAAGCGCCTTCTCAAGCTTAGGAGCTCATGGGTTTTGGTTATGACACCTGACATGCGGGGGCAGGATCAAGGTTACGATGACTTTGAGGGTAATCCGCTAGCGAGCTTCGAGAGGCTCTGGAATCGGGGTAGCTGGGTGACAAACTATACCTACGATGCCTACTTCGATAGATGGGAAATAGTGGATACAAGAGATCGTGTCTACAAGGACCAGATCGCGAGCTACGAGGAGAAATTTCCCAGAGATTGGATACAAGAAGGGTGGAAGACCGGCTACCGGATAACCGGAGTGGAACGATCTCGGAGCCATTGGTTGGTGCTCATGTCGAGCTTCGACTACCAAGGAGGCGAAACCTATTTCTTTGCAGATAAAAACGAGTTGAAGGCCAAGCTCGATGAGAGCTCCGCTAGAGGTATGCGTATCCAAAACGTTGTGTACGAGGGCCCAGACTGGTTTGTGGTGACCAATACCAAAAGTAAATTTGGGGAAGAAGTTTGGAATTTGGCAGATTCCTTCCCAACCGAGTGGATTCGCAGACGCCAACTGGAAAACTACTACATCAAGAACCTAGAGTACGGCGGCGGACAGTGGTTTGTTGCCATGGGCAAAGGTCCCAAGAAAGGCGAATGGGATAAGCGTCAATATTACCTGAACGACGCCGCCTTCCCTACGGGCCATATCCAATCGGATTGGAGAGAGGGCTACCGCATCACGGAGTTAAACGCAGTCGTAGAAGATATCCCGGAATTGTAG